One Nocardioides aromaticivorans genomic window carries:
- a CDS encoding Zn-ribbon domain-containing OB-fold protein, which translates to MSGPVRPVVNRDNAYFFEGTANGELRIQRCNACGVLRHPPGPACPDCGAFDRGYVVAGGRGTVFSYLVHHAPQVPGKELPLVIALLDLDEGVRMVAEVTGPVEIGDRLQVGWNVIDDELTLPIWTKVD; encoded by the coding sequence ATGAGCGGGCCGGTGCGGCCGGTCGTCAACCGGGACAACGCCTACTTCTTCGAGGGTACGGCGAACGGCGAGCTGCGCATCCAGAGGTGCAACGCGTGCGGCGTGCTCCGGCACCCGCCCGGTCCGGCCTGCCCGGACTGCGGCGCCTTCGACCGCGGCTACGTGGTCGCCGGCGGCCGGGGCACCGTGTTCTCCTACCTGGTCCACCACGCCCCGCAGGTGCCCGGCAAGGAGCTGCCGCTGGTCATCGCGCTGCTCGACCTCGACGAGGGCGTGCGGATGGTGGCCGAGGTGACCGGTCCCGTCGAGATCGGCGACCGGCTGCAGGTGGGCTGGAACGTGATCGACGACGAGCTGACCCTCCCGATCTGGACGAAGGTGGACTGA
- a CDS encoding DUF475 domain-containing protein, whose product MILRTFGWSFLFTVVGVLGALWYGGAEGAFIAAILIVLEVSLSFDNAVVNAKVLERMSEFWRHVFLTVGVVIAVFGMRLVFPFVVVAVAASLSPVEVIDLALEKGDPDTPGTYGYILAHAHHTIAAFGGMFLMMIFLNWVFEEKDILWLRFIEKPLEKAGKIDALSVIIAIAALFGSAKAFAGEHEAAVLTAGLLGMLSYLVVNGLATAFEHEEEVLEERFDEDTKAHGGQVTLAVGKAAFFLFLYLEVLDASFSFDGVIGAFAITTDPIIIAIGLGVGALYVRSLTIYLVRKGTLSDYVYLEHGAHWAIGALAVLLMVSIGHEIPEVVTGLIGVAFIGAAFIMSIARNRREGDADDNDTDEEPQEALA is encoded by the coding sequence ATGATCTTGAGGACCTTCGGGTGGTCGTTCCTGTTCACTGTCGTCGGTGTACTGGGAGCGCTGTGGTACGGCGGTGCCGAGGGCGCCTTCATCGCGGCGATCCTGATCGTCCTCGAGGTGTCGCTGTCCTTCGACAACGCCGTGGTGAACGCCAAGGTGCTCGAGCGGATGTCGGAGTTCTGGCGCCACGTCTTCCTGACGGTCGGCGTCGTGATCGCCGTGTTCGGCATGCGCCTGGTGTTCCCCTTCGTGGTCGTCGCGGTCGCGGCGAGCCTGTCGCCGGTCGAGGTCATCGACCTGGCGCTGGAGAAGGGTGACCCGGACACGCCCGGCACCTACGGCTACATCCTCGCCCACGCGCACCACACGATCGCCGCCTTCGGCGGCATGTTCCTGATGATGATCTTCCTCAACTGGGTCTTCGAGGAGAAGGACATCCTCTGGCTGCGCTTCATCGAGAAGCCGCTGGAGAAGGCCGGCAAGATCGACGCGCTCTCGGTGATCATCGCCATCGCCGCCCTGTTCGGCTCGGCCAAGGCCTTCGCGGGTGAGCACGAGGCGGCGGTCCTGACGGCCGGCCTGCTCGGCATGCTGTCCTATCTCGTGGTCAACGGCCTGGCGACGGCGTTCGAGCACGAGGAGGAGGTCCTCGAGGAGCGCTTCGACGAGGACACCAAGGCGCACGGCGGGCAGGTGACGCTGGCGGTCGGCAAGGCGGCGTTCTTCCTCTTCCTCTACCTCGAGGTCCTCGACGCGAGCTTCAGCTTCGACGGCGTGATCGGCGCGTTCGCCATCACGACCGACCCGATCATCATCGCGATCGGCCTCGGCGTGGGCGCTCTCTACGTGCGGTCGCTGACGATCTACCTGGTCCGCAAGGGCACGCTCTCGGACTACGTCTACCTCGAGCACGGCGCGCACTGGGCCATCGGTGCCCTCGCGGTGCTGCTGATGGTGTCGATCGGCCACGAGATCCCCGAGGTCGTCACCGGCCTGATCGGTGTCGCGTTCATCGGCGCCGCGTTCATCATGAGCATCGCCCGCAACCGCCGCGAGGGCGACGCGGACGACAACGACACCGACGAGGAGCCGCAGGAGGCCCTCGCCTGA
- a CDS encoding lipid-transfer protein, with protein MSERTLSGKAAIAGIGATEFSKDSGRSELQLSVEAVRHALADCGLTPADVDGLVTFTMDTSSEIAVARELGIPELRFFSRINYGGGAACATVQQAAMAVATGVADVVVAYRGFNERSGDRFGQVSKWAAAQVNTNGLDNAWTYPLGLSTPAATVAMQARRYMHEYGATSEDFGRVAVADRRHAATNPAAFFHGRPITLEDHQASRMIADPLRLLDCCQESDGAVALVVVSAERARDLAQKPAYITAAAQGSARDQFVMTSYYRDDIGIPEIGVVGRELWKQSGLTPADLPMAILYDHFTPYVLMQLEELGFCGRGEAKDFVRDGALEVGGRLPINTHGGQLGEAYIHGMNGIAEGVRQVRGTSVNPVADVENVLVTAGTGVPTSGLILSA; from the coding sequence ATGAGCGAGCGCACCCTCTCCGGCAAGGCGGCCATCGCGGGCATCGGGGCGACCGAGTTCTCCAAGGACTCCGGGCGCTCCGAGCTCCAGCTCTCGGTCGAGGCCGTCCGGCACGCGCTGGCCGACTGCGGCCTCACGCCGGCCGACGTCGACGGCCTGGTCACGTTCACGATGGACACCTCCTCCGAGATCGCGGTGGCCCGTGAGCTCGGCATCCCCGAGCTGCGCTTCTTCAGCCGGATCAACTACGGCGGCGGCGCTGCCTGCGCGACCGTCCAGCAGGCCGCGATGGCCGTCGCCACCGGGGTCGCCGACGTGGTCGTCGCCTACCGCGGCTTCAACGAGCGCTCCGGCGACCGCTTCGGCCAGGTGTCGAAGTGGGCGGCCGCGCAGGTCAACACCAATGGCCTCGACAACGCGTGGACCTACCCGCTCGGGCTGTCCACGCCGGCCGCCACGGTCGCGATGCAGGCCCGCCGCTACATGCACGAGTACGGCGCGACCTCGGAGGACTTCGGCCGGGTGGCGGTCGCCGACCGCCGGCACGCCGCCACCAACCCGGCCGCGTTCTTCCACGGCAGGCCGATCACGCTGGAGGACCACCAGGCCTCGCGCATGATCGCCGACCCGTTGCGCCTGCTCGACTGCTGCCAGGAGTCCGACGGAGCGGTCGCGCTCGTCGTCGTCTCGGCGGAGCGGGCGAGGGACCTCGCGCAGAAGCCGGCGTACATCACCGCGGCCGCGCAGGGCTCGGCGCGCGACCAGTTCGTGATGACGTCGTACTACCGCGACGACATCGGCATCCCCGAGATCGGGGTCGTGGGCCGCGAGCTGTGGAAGCAGTCCGGCCTCACGCCCGCCGACCTGCCGATGGCGATCCTCTACGACCACTTCACGCCCTACGTGCTGATGCAGCTCGAGGAGCTCGGCTTCTGCGGCCGCGGCGAGGCGAAGGACTTCGTCCGCGACGGAGCCCTCGAGGTCGGCGGACGGCTCCCGATCAACACCCACGGCGGCCAGCTCGGCGAGGCCTACATCCACGGCATGAACGGCATCGCCGAGGGCGTGCGCCAGGTGCGCGGCACCTCGGTCAACCCCGTGGCCGACGTGGAGAACGTCCTGGTCACGGCCGGCACGGGCGTGCCGACGAGCGGACTGATCCTCAGCGCCTGA
- a CDS encoding FAS1-like dehydratase domain-containing protein, with the protein MSAPSQELVDPAVHEKVMAEAERIKAWGEAAERFARDEVNQSTINNWLEAMGVDNPRFRAGEAPPSMAQVWTMYGLGGRPSEDDPLHSMMRALTDAGFTAVLGTNCEQSYERYLRVGEQLRVTTALDSVVGPKATGMGVGYFVTSRNTWYVEHEDGTSEKVATMLFRVLKFIPRAKAEA; encoded by the coding sequence ATGAGCGCCCCGTCGCAGGAGCTCGTGGACCCGGCGGTCCACGAGAAGGTGATGGCCGAGGCCGAGCGGATCAAGGCGTGGGGCGAGGCCGCCGAGCGGTTCGCCCGCGACGAGGTCAACCAGTCGACGATCAACAACTGGCTCGAGGCGATGGGCGTCGACAACCCCCGCTTCAGGGCGGGCGAGGCGCCGCCGTCGATGGCGCAGGTCTGGACGATGTACGGCCTGGGCGGCAGGCCGTCCGAGGACGACCCCCTGCACTCGATGATGCGCGCGCTGACCGACGCCGGGTTCACGGCCGTCCTCGGCACCAACTGCGAGCAGTCCTACGAGCGCTACCTGCGGGTGGGCGAGCAGCTGCGCGTCACCACGGCGCTGGACTCGGTCGTCGGCCCGAAGGCGACGGGCATGGGCGTCGGCTACTTCGTGACGTCGCGCAACACCTGGTACGTCGAGCACGAGGACGGCACCTCGGAGAAGGTCGCCACCATGCTCTTCCGCGTTCTCAAGTTCATCCCGCGCGCGAAGGCCGAGGCATGA
- a CDS encoding alpha/beta fold hydrolase produces MGVVSLADVARNRVYLPWTPIPAGRMVELPGRGGATWVTDTPGPSPDSPTIVLLHALGTTGLLTWFPTIRPLSRRFRVVTLDQRWHGQGIRSEEFSLADCADDVAALVEVLDLRDVVVAGYSMGSIIAQRVWRQHPGIVRGLVLAATTDRFQLTPAERGFFLGMGSTMVALRGVSRSRTALKAARLAARGVDIEVSDMHEWALREFRSTSPWAVGQAVAALGRHHSRPWIGRIDVPTAVVVMMRDRVIPTSRQIALARSIPGATIHEVDDGHAGCVLASEKFVPKLVEAAATVNARRRDFRQRPSAPA; encoded by the coding sequence ATGGGTGTCGTCTCACTCGCGGATGTCGCGCGCAACCGGGTCTACCTGCCGTGGACCCCGATCCCGGCAGGCCGGATGGTCGAGCTGCCGGGACGCGGCGGTGCGACTTGGGTGACCGACACGCCCGGCCCGAGCCCCGACTCCCCCACCATCGTGCTGCTGCACGCGCTGGGGACGACCGGCCTGCTCACCTGGTTCCCGACGATCCGGCCGCTGTCGCGGCGGTTCCGCGTGGTGACCCTCGACCAGCGCTGGCACGGGCAGGGCATCCGCAGCGAGGAGTTCTCGCTCGCCGACTGCGCCGACGACGTCGCGGCCCTCGTCGAGGTGCTCGACCTGCGCGACGTGGTCGTCGCCGGCTACTCGATGGGCTCGATCATCGCCCAGCGGGTCTGGCGCCAGCACCCGGGGATCGTGCGGGGACTCGTGCTCGCCGCGACCACGGACCGCTTCCAGCTGACCCCCGCCGAGCGCGGCTTCTTCCTGGGGATGGGCTCCACCATGGTGGCGCTGCGGGGCGTGTCGCGCTCACGGACGGCCCTGAAGGCCGCACGGCTGGCAGCGCGCGGCGTCGACATCGAGGTGTCCGACATGCACGAGTGGGCGCTGCGGGAGTTCCGCTCCACCAGTCCCTGGGCCGTCGGGCAAGCGGTGGCCGCGCTCGGCCGCCACCACTCCCGCCCGTGGATCGGGCGGATCGACGTGCCGACGGCCGTCGTGGTGATGATGCGCGACCGGGTGATCCCGACCTCGCGGCAGATCGCGCTCGCCCGCTCCATCCCGGGCGCGACGATCCACGAGGTCGACGACGGGCACGCCGGCTGCGTGCTGGCGTCGGAGAAGTTCGTGCCGAAGCTCGTCGAGGCCGCGGCGACGGTCAACGCGCGCCGCCGCGACTTCCGGCAGCGCCCGTCGGCGCCCGCCTGA
- a CDS encoding cupin domain-containing protein, with the protein MSYPPPLYDGAGGEASAWVRPRDAAPDLVYPNGNRVHHLARGEATGGLFGLYRWEFSEAVSGPGPHFHRTITESFYVLEGEVRIHDGNGWVSARSGDFLHVPAGGVHGFRNESGAPASMLLHFSPGAPREAYFEGLDRLARGEEWTPEEYDAFMRAHDNTWVEE; encoded by the coding sequence ATGTCGTATCCCCCACCCCTGTACGACGGAGCCGGCGGTGAGGCCTCGGCCTGGGTCCGCCCCCGTGACGCCGCCCCCGACCTCGTCTACCCCAACGGGAACAGGGTCCACCACCTCGCCCGGGGCGAGGCGACCGGTGGCCTGTTCGGCCTCTACCGCTGGGAGTTCTCGGAGGCCGTGAGCGGCCCGGGCCCCCACTTCCACCGCACCATCACCGAGTCCTTCTACGTCCTCGAGGGCGAGGTCCGGATCCATGACGGCAACGGCTGGGTGAGCGCGCGGTCGGGCGACTTCCTGCACGTGCCGGCCGGCGGCGTGCACGGGTTCCGCAACGAGTCGGGGGCGCCGGCGTCGATGCTGCTGCACTTCTCCCCCGGCGCCCCGCGCGAGGCCTACTTCGAGGGCCTGGACCGGCTCGCGCGCGGCGAGGAGTGGACGCCCGAGGAGTACGACGCGTTCATGCGCGCGCACGACAACACCTGGGTCGAGGAGTAG
- a CDS encoding alpha/beta hydrolase, whose product MGFVRRQAITAALTANAIRPLPGFRAGIPAFFAGWLTGELAPHVLGLTAADAAAHLRASRRDWRGLALAGASAAGLAYLVKQSREAVRDAEDALVEGLGVDYVEQLDAKPTPADLATPWRSIANPFAFGRAARRAGVEVHRNIRFAPHGRRGLLDVYTSEVTPGSGAPVLLQVHGGGWTIGNKDQQGLPLMQHMAAKGWVCVAINYRLAPRDPWPAQIIDVKAAIAWIRENIADYGGDPSYIAITGGSAGGHLTALAAVTPNAPEFQPGFEDADTAVQAAVPYYGVYDWAGATGLRSAELMRDKFLAPRIAKRRFADDPELFEAASPLLRVTPDDPDFFVVHGSRDTLVDPGQARAFAQALRATSKRTVVYAELPGAQHAFDVFPSIRSQHLVRATDRFLTWHWLRHRAERVSGTGGGSKLPESASRRAAGQP is encoded by the coding sequence ATGGGATTCGTACGGCGCCAGGCGATCACCGCCGCGTTGACAGCCAACGCCATCCGTCCCCTCCCCGGCTTCCGCGCCGGCATCCCGGCCTTCTTCGCCGGCTGGCTCACCGGTGAGCTCGCCCCCCACGTGCTGGGGCTGACCGCCGCCGATGCCGCAGCACACCTGCGCGCCTCGCGCCGGGACTGGCGGGGCCTGGCGCTCGCCGGCGCCTCGGCCGCCGGCCTGGCCTACCTCGTCAAGCAGAGCCGCGAGGCCGTCCGCGACGCGGAGGACGCGCTGGTCGAGGGGCTCGGCGTCGACTACGTGGAGCAGCTGGACGCCAAGCCGACCCCGGCGGACCTGGCCACGCCGTGGCGGAGCATCGCCAACCCGTTCGCCTTCGGCCGGGCCGCCCGCAGGGCCGGCGTCGAGGTGCACCGCAACATCCGGTTCGCGCCGCACGGCCGGCGCGGCCTGCTCGACGTCTACACCTCGGAGGTCACCCCCGGCAGCGGCGCACCCGTCCTGCTGCAGGTCCACGGCGGTGGCTGGACGATCGGCAACAAGGACCAGCAGGGTCTCCCGCTGATGCAGCACATGGCCGCCAAGGGCTGGGTGTGCGTGGCCATCAACTACCGGCTCGCCCCGCGCGACCCGTGGCCGGCGCAGATCATCGACGTCAAGGCGGCGATCGCGTGGATCCGGGAGAACATCGCCGACTACGGCGGCGACCCGTCGTACATCGCGATCACCGGCGGCTCCGCCGGCGGGCACCTCACCGCCCTGGCGGCCGTGACGCCCAACGCCCCCGAGTTCCAGCCCGGGTTCGAGGACGCCGACACCGCGGTCCAGGCGGCCGTGCCCTACTACGGGGTCTACGACTGGGCCGGCGCGACCGGGTTGCGGTCGGCCGAGCTGATGCGCGACAAGTTCCTCGCGCCCCGGATCGCGAAGCGCCGGTTCGCCGACGACCCGGAGCTGTTCGAGGCGGCCTCTCCCCTGCTGCGGGTGACGCCGGACGACCCGGACTTCTTCGTCGTCCACGGCTCCCGCGACACGCTCGTCGACCCCGGGCAGGCGCGCGCGTTCGCGCAGGCGCTGCGCGCCACGTCCAAGCGGACGGTCGTGTACGCCGAGCTGCCGGGCGCCCAGCACGCGTTCGACGTGTTCCCGTCGATCCGCTCGCAGCACCTCGTGCGCGCGACCGACCGGTTCCTGACCTGGCACTGGCTCCGCCATCGGGCCGAGCGCGTCTCCGGCACCGGTGGAGGCAGCAAGCTGCCGGAGAGTGCCTCTCGCCGCGCTGCCGGCCAGCCGTAG
- a CDS encoding MaoC family dehydratase, with the protein MGTTLTVGDRLPEWSLPITPTLVVSTAIATRDFQDVHHDRDIAQAAGSKDIFVNILTSTALCERYVTDWAGPDVQIKGIAIRLGAPAYPYDTFTFTGEVTEVADGEATIKVVGAVSLGDHVIGTVTVLDPRGQAA; encoded by the coding sequence ATGGGCACGACGCTCACCGTGGGGGACCGGCTGCCCGAGTGGAGCCTCCCGATCACGCCGACCCTCGTGGTCTCGACCGCGATCGCGACCCGCGACTTCCAGGACGTCCACCACGACCGCGACATCGCGCAGGCGGCGGGTTCGAAGGACATCTTCGTCAACATCCTCACCTCGACCGCGCTGTGCGAGCGCTATGTCACCGACTGGGCCGGACCCGACGTGCAGATCAAGGGCATCGCGATCCGGCTCGGCGCGCCGGCGTACCCCTACGACACGTTCACCTTCACCGGTGAGGTCACCGAGGTCGCCGACGGCGAGGCGACGATCAAGGTCGTCGGCGCGGTCTCGCTCGGCGACCACGTCATCGGCACGGTGACGGTGCTCGACCCGAGGGGGCAGGCGGCATGA
- a CDS encoding acyl-CoA dehydrogenase: MDAEAINEAREAVRAVAGEVLEREADARDWAAWAAAGLTALPVPEEYGGEGLGLSEVAVLLREAGCRAVQVPAWETLCCGALTLASYGTDAQRKDLLPGIATGEVVVTPALRGPAVYDAGRVSGRKLAVTHADLADRLLVAATEGDRDVVVLVDPRGAGVELLEAHASSGRQHTVVLDGAPAELLEDGAATRLHDLARAGLAASAAGVLAGARDLTADYVKGRQQFGRALAEFQAVSLQMADVYVTSRTLDLAADNAVWRVAEGLPAADDLAVAGYWASQVAPYAFRTCHHLHGGMGVDITYPLVALTTWGTDLAHALDTTAAQVPVEAPAAKNLELTEEQRALKARLRDYFGGVAADFEGLHDPDPVEGAWNRHGPTYERMIRRLGTDGWMGVGWPEEYGGHGLGEVEQTIFANEAQYADVHLPSVTLQTVGPTLIKYGTQKQKDLFLERILKGDVHFAIGYSEPDAGTDLASLRTTARRDGDHYVVNGQKMWTTGGHQADYLWLAVRTDPDAPKHKGISILIVDTSDPGYSWTPIITADGSHHVNATYFNDVRVPVDMLVGEENQGWKLITTQLNHERVMLGPAGRIEGLRDRVVRWADAAGVRDEPDVRDLLGKTTAVFRINELLNWEVARAAAAGEIKVADASSSKVFASDQVQHLLADLITLVHRHGDAGEPATKDLLDYLDAQAKRNLVLTFGGGVQEVQRELISMFGLGLPRVPR; encoded by the coding sequence GTGGATGCTGAGGCGATCAATGAGGCGAGGGAGGCGGTCCGCGCCGTCGCCGGCGAGGTGCTCGAGCGCGAGGCCGACGCCCGCGACTGGGCGGCCTGGGCCGCTGCCGGCCTGACCGCGCTGCCGGTCCCCGAGGAGTACGGCGGGGAGGGGCTCGGCCTGTCCGAGGTGGCCGTGCTGCTGCGCGAGGCCGGGTGCAGGGCCGTGCAGGTGCCCGCGTGGGAGACCCTGTGCTGCGGCGCGCTGACCCTGGCGTCGTACGGCACGGACGCGCAGCGCAAGGACCTGCTGCCGGGCATCGCGACCGGAGAGGTCGTCGTGACGCCGGCGCTCCGCGGCCCCGCCGTGTACGACGCCGGCCGGGTCTCCGGCCGCAAGCTGGCCGTGACGCACGCGGACCTCGCCGACCGGCTCCTGGTCGCGGCGACCGAGGGCGACCGCGACGTCGTCGTCCTCGTCGATCCCCGGGGCGCGGGCGTGGAGCTGCTGGAGGCCCATGCCTCGAGCGGGCGCCAGCACACCGTCGTCCTCGACGGCGCGCCGGCCGAGCTGCTCGAGGACGGTGCCGCCACCCGGTTGCACGACCTCGCCCGCGCCGGCCTGGCCGCGAGCGCCGCCGGTGTCCTCGCCGGTGCGCGCGACCTGACCGCCGACTACGTCAAGGGTCGCCAGCAGTTCGGCCGGGCGCTCGCGGAGTTCCAGGCCGTGTCCCTGCAGATGGCCGACGTCTACGTCACCTCGCGCACCCTCGACCTCGCCGCCGACAACGCGGTGTGGCGCGTCGCCGAGGGCCTGCCGGCCGCCGACGACCTCGCTGTGGCGGGCTACTGGGCCAGCCAGGTGGCGCCCTACGCCTTCCGCACCTGCCACCATCTGCACGGCGGCATGGGCGTGGACATCACGTACCCCCTCGTCGCGCTGACGACGTGGGGCACCGACCTCGCCCACGCCCTCGACACCACCGCGGCGCAGGTCCCGGTCGAGGCTCCCGCGGCGAAGAACCTCGAGCTGACCGAGGAGCAGCGCGCGCTCAAGGCCCGCCTGCGCGACTACTTCGGCGGCGTCGCCGCCGACTTCGAGGGCCTCCACGACCCCGACCCGGTCGAGGGCGCGTGGAACCGGCACGGGCCGACCTACGAGCGGATGATCCGGCGCCTCGGCACCGACGGCTGGATGGGCGTCGGCTGGCCGGAGGAGTACGGCGGCCACGGGCTCGGCGAGGTCGAGCAGACGATCTTCGCCAACGAGGCGCAGTACGCCGACGTGCACCTGCCGTCCGTCACCCTGCAGACCGTCGGCCCGACGCTGATCAAGTACGGCACCCAGAAGCAGAAGGACCTCTTCCTCGAGCGCATCCTCAAGGGCGACGTGCACTTCGCGATCGGCTACAGCGAGCCCGACGCCGGCACCGACCTCGCCTCCCTGCGGACCACCGCGCGCCGCGACGGCGACCACTACGTCGTCAACGGCCAGAAGATGTGGACGACCGGCGGCCACCAGGCCGACTACCTGTGGCTCGCGGTGCGCACCGACCCGGACGCCCCGAAGCACAAGGGCATCTCGATCCTGATCGTCGACACCAGCGACCCCGGCTACAGCTGGACGCCGATCATCACGGCCGACGGCTCGCACCACGTGAACGCGACGTACTTCAACGACGTCCGGGTCCCGGTCGACATGCTCGTCGGCGAGGAGAACCAGGGCTGGAAGCTGATCACCACCCAGCTCAACCACGAGCGGGTCATGCTCGGCCCCGCCGGCCGGATCGAGGGCCTGCGTGACCGCGTCGTTCGCTGGGCGGACGCTGCCGGCGTCCGTGACGAGCCCGACGTGCGCGACCTGCTGGGCAAGACCACGGCGGTCTTCCGGATCAACGAGCTGCTGAACTGGGAGGTCGCGCGGGCGGCGGCGGCCGGCGAGATCAAGGTCGCCGACGCCTCGTCCTCGAAGGTCTTCGCCTCCGACCAGGTCCAGCACCTGCTCGCCGACCTGATCACCCTCGTGCACCGCCACGGCGACGCGGGTGAGCCGGCGACCAAGGACCTGCTCGACTACCTCGACGCCCAGGCCAAGCGGAACCTCGTGCTCACCTTCGGTGGCGGGGTCCAGGAGGTCCAGCGCGAGCTGATCTCGATGTTCGGCCTCGGTCTGCCGCGGGTGCCGCGATGA
- a CDS encoding WS/DGAT/MGAT family O-acyltransferase, whose protein sequence is MDRLSGLDASFLYLETPAQLMHVCAVMVLDPATMTSPYTFAALQDRIGEAVRDVPGFTRKIRGVPLGLDHPVWVRDRNFDIERHVHRLAVPTPGGYAELMDLCAHLASLPLDRSRPLWEMWVIEGYRDADGDEKVVVFAKMHHATVDGVSGANLISHLCSIEPDAAPLAPVEQRHPRDPGRGELLGRAVIGTATRPVTLVKVLKPSAELVTKSIGRARRGTAMAAPFSAPRTSFNGTITSHRSIAMADLDLDEIRRIKKATGTTVNDVVLAIAGGALRAYLAERDELPSSSLLATVPVSVRDSSRRSGGANKVSALFTKLGTDIDDPLERLHMLAERNQNAKEHHNAISADALQDWAEFAAPRTFGLAVRTYANLRLAERHPVVHNLVISNVPGPPIPLYFMGARIEALCPLGPVFHGAGLNITVMSNAGQMHVGAIACRESMPDTDALVRHFPAELERLSEAVGD, encoded by the coding sequence ATGGACCGGCTGTCGGGGCTCGACGCGAGCTTCCTCTACCTCGAGACGCCCGCGCAGCTGATGCACGTGTGCGCGGTGATGGTGCTCGACCCGGCGACGATGACGTCGCCGTACACGTTCGCAGCGCTCCAGGACAGGATCGGCGAGGCCGTCCGCGACGTCCCCGGCTTCACGCGCAAGATCCGCGGCGTCCCGCTCGGCCTGGACCACCCGGTCTGGGTGCGCGACCGCAACTTCGACATCGAGCGCCACGTGCACCGGCTCGCGGTCCCCACCCCGGGCGGGTACGCCGAGCTGATGGACCTGTGCGCCCACCTGGCCTCGCTCCCGCTCGACCGCTCGCGGCCGCTGTGGGAGATGTGGGTGATCGAGGGCTACCGCGACGCCGACGGCGACGAGAAGGTCGTCGTCTTCGCCAAGATGCACCACGCCACCGTCGACGGCGTCTCCGGCGCCAACCTGATCTCCCACCTGTGCTCGATCGAGCCGGACGCCGCGCCGCTGGCGCCCGTCGAGCAGCGCCACCCCCGCGACCCGGGCCGCGGCGAGCTGCTCGGCCGTGCCGTCATCGGTACGGCGACCCGGCCGGTCACCCTCGTCAAGGTGCTCAAGCCGTCGGCCGAGCTGGTCACCAAGAGCATCGGCCGCGCCCGCCGCGGCACGGCGATGGCCGCCCCGTTCTCCGCGCCGCGGACCTCGTTCAACGGCACGATCACCTCGCACCGCTCGATTGCCATGGCGGACCTCGACCTCGACGAGATCCGGCGGATCAAGAAGGCGACCGGGACCACGGTCAACGACGTCGTCCTCGCGATCGCCGGAGGGGCGCTGCGGGCCTACCTTGCCGAGCGCGACGAGCTGCCGTCGTCCTCCCTGCTCGCCACCGTGCCGGTGAGCGTGCGCGACTCCTCGCGCCGCTCGGGCGGCGCCAACAAGGTGTCGGCGCTGTTCACCAAGCTCGGCACCGACATCGACGACCCGCTCGAGCGGCTGCACATGCTCGCCGAGCGCAACCAGAACGCCAAGGAGCACCACAACGCGATCAGCGCCGACGCGCTGCAGGACTGGGCGGAGTTCGCCGCGCCGCGGACCTTCGGCCTCGCGGTGCGGACCTACGCCAACCTGCGCCTCGCCGAGCGGCACCCGGTCGTGCACAACCTCGTCATCTCCAACGTGCCCGGCCCGCCGATCCCGCTCTACTTCATGGGGGCGCGCATCGAGGCGCTCTGCCCGCTCGGGCCGGTCTTCCACGGCGCCGGGCTGAACATCACGGTGATGTCCAACGCCGGCCAGATGCACGTCGGCGCCATCGCCTGCCGGGAGTCGATGCCGGACACCGACGCCCTGGTCCGGCACTTCCCGGCCGAGCTCGAGCGGCTCAGCGAGGCCGTCGGCGACTGA